GGCCTGACCCACGCCAAGCGGCTGTACGCCCCGGAGACGTGGGTCGAGCGGATCACCGCGGCCTGGCACGAGCTCGACGGCCGGCGGGCCGTGCTGCTGGTGCAGCTGCACCCCGCCGCGGCCCGCGACGACGCGCGCCTCGGGTACTTCCTCTCCCTGCTGCCGGACTGGGTGCGGGTGGCCGTGGAGTTCCGCCACCCCAGCTGGCACGTCGAGGAGGTGTTCGCGCTGCTGGAGCGGCACGGCGCGGCCTACTGCGTGATGAGCGGCGCCGGGCTGCCGTGCGTGCTGCGGGCCACCGCGCGGTTCGTCTACGTCCGCCTGCACGGCCCCGACACCGCCTGGCTCTACGCGGGGTCCTATCCCGACGACGACCTGCGCTGGTGGGCCGACCGGGTGGGGGAGTGGGCGGCCTCCGGGCGGGACGTCTACGCCTACTTCAACAACGACGGGCACGGCCACGCCGTCCGGAACGCGGAGACGCTGCGGGCGCTGACCGGCGGGTGACCGGAGCCCATCGGGCGGCGGGTGCGGCGGCCCGGCGGGAGACTGGAGCCATGAGCGAGCAGGACGTCGGTCCGAAGGCAGGGCAGGGACAGGGCAACCTGGTCAGCCGGTCCGTCGAGGAGTTCGTCGCGCAGCTGCGCGGGTTCACCGACCGGGCCCGCGGGCTGGCCGCCGGCGCGGTCCCCTCGGGGCTGAGCCTGCCGCGGCTGCCCTCGCCGCCGGGGGCGCTGTCGGCCGCGCAGCTCGGGGCGATCGCCTCGGCCGTGCGCGGGCAGCGCCGGCAGATCGAGGCGATGTCGGCGCAGCTGCAGGCCTTCGACGAGCAGCTCGCGGTGTTCGAGCGGATCCTCGAGCCGCTGCTGGAGTGGAGCTCGACGTGGGCCCGGCTGGAGGAGTCCTTCGCCGACGTGGTCCGCGGGTCGTCGTCCGACCGGGACGTGCCGCCCCCGGCCGACGCCACCTAGCCCGGCGGGCGCCGGTCGCGGCGCAGCGGGTGGTCCGCGGGCACCTCGACCAGCACGATCCGCACGCCGTCCGGGTCGGCCAGCCAGGACTCGACCAGGCCCCACGGCTCGACCTGCGGCCCGCGGAGCACCGGCACGCCGGCCGTCCGCAGCCGCTCGACCTCGGCGGCGACGTCGCGGACCTGCACCCACAGCGCCATCCCGCGCGGCGGCTCCTCGCCCGGGCCGGACACCTCGAGCAGGCCGTTGCCGAGGAAGAAGACCACGCCGGGGTGCTCGGGCGGCCCGAACTCGCGGTACACCGCCAGCCCGAGCACGTCGCGGTAGAAGGCCTGCGACCGCGCGGGGTCGGCCGCCCGGAGCAGGACCCGGCTGCTGAGCACGTCCACTCCGGCATCATCGCCGGGGGAGCGGGGACCGACACGAGGAGGACGCCGTGGCGCAGCGGTACGAGTACCGGGTGGTCGAGCTCCGCGAGGGGCTGATCGGCGGGAAGATGTCGGGTGACAAGCTGGAGAAGGTGCTCAACGAGCACGCCCGCGAGGGGTGGCAGCTCAAGGCGATCACCTCCGTCGAGGTGAAGGGCCGGATCGGCCCGGGCGGCGTCGAGGGCGTGCTGGTCACCCTGGAGCGCCCCACCTCCTGACCGACCTGCCCGAGGAGCCGCCGTGCCCGACACCGCCGACGCCCGGGCGCGGCTGCGCGCGGACTGCGCCCGCTGCACGGGGCTGTGCTGCGTGGCGCCGGCCTTCGCGGCGTCGGCCGACTTCGCGATCGACAAGCCGGCCGGGCACGCCTGCCCGCACCTGCACGCCGACGCGCTCTGCGGCATCCACGCCGAGCTGCGCGAGCGCGGCTTCCCCGGCTGCACGGTGTTCGACTGCTTCGGCGCCGGGCAGCAGACGGTACAGGTGACCTTCGCCGGCGGCCCGGACTGGCGGGACTCGCCGGAGGCCGCGGCGCCGGTGTTCGCGGCGTTCGGCGTGCAACGCCAGCTGCACGAGCTGCTGTGGTACCTCACCGAGGCGCTCGCCCTGAGCGAGGCCGCGCCGCTGCACCGGGAGCTGACGGCCGCCCGGGACCGCACCGAGGCGCTCACGGCCGCGCCGGCCGGCGAGCTCGCCGCCGTCGACACGGCCGCCCTGCGGCAGGAGGCCGGCGCGCTGCTGCTGTCGGTCAGCGAGCTGGCGCGGGCCGGCGTCCGCCCGCGGGGGAACGGCCGGCGCCGGGCCGACCGCCGCGGCGCCGACCTGGTCGGCGCCGACCTGCGCCGCACCGACCTGCGGGGGGTCGGCCTGCGCGGCGCCTACCTGATCGGCGCCGACCTGCGGGGCGCGGACCTGTACCGCACCGACCTGCTGGGCGCCGACCTGCGGGCCACGGACCTGCGCGGCGCCGACCTCTCCGGCGCGCTGTTCCTCACCCGCCCGCAGGTCGCCGCCGCCCGCGGGGACGCCGCGACCGCGCTGCCGCCCGGGCTGGAGCACCCGCCGCACTGGGCACCGCGGTGACCGCCGAGGACGCCGTCCGGGAGCTCGACTCCCGTCGCGGCGGCGCCACCCCGGCCGCCGTCCTCGCCCTCGCCGACCGGCTCCCCGGCGTCGGCGTGGCCGGCCTCGTCGGCCGGTGGCGGGGCACCGAGCTGCCCACCGGCTCGCCGCTGGACGGGCTGCTGACGGCGTACCGCTGGTGGGGCAAGGAGGTCGTCGACGCCGAGACGGTGCACCCGCTGCTGTTCCCCGACCGGGCCGGGCGGCCACGGCCGGTGCAGCCGGCCCTCGCGCCGCTGACGGTGCTGCGCCGTGCCCCGGGCCTGGTGCGCAGCCGGCCGGCCCGGCTGGCGTTCGCGGTGGCGCGGCCGCTGCTGACCACCCGCCGTCCGGCGGCCCGGGTGCGCACGGTCGAGCACCGCGGCGTGCTCACCGCGGCGCTGGTCTACGACCGGCTGCCCGTCGTCGACGTGTTCCGCCAGGTGACCCCGGACCGGCTGCTCGGGCTCATGGACGCGCGCGGCCTGCCCGGCCCCTACGCCTTCGTGCTGGAGCGGGAGCGCTCCTAGCGGACGTCGTCGTCCTCCGGCCGGCCGCGGCGGCGCAGCAGCCCGGTGACCCCGGCGACCCGCGACTGCGCCTGGTGCAGCGTCGCGATCAGCGGCCGCAGGTCCTCGTCGATCGTGCGGATGATGTCCGGGACGGCCTCCACCGCCGGGTCGTCGAGCACCCGGCCCACCCGCTGCAGCCCCGGCTTGAGCGCCCGCACCGGCTCCTCCAGCTCGCCGACCAGCTCCTCGAGCCGCTCGGCGGTGCGCTGGGCCGACGCGATCGCCGACGTGGCCGTCGACGTCGCGGCGATCAGCTCCCGGACGGCGGCGTTGAGGTCGGTCAGCGTCCGGGGCAGCTGCGCGAGCGCCTCGGTCTGGGCCTGCAGCGTGGTGAGCAGCTCGGTCAGGCCGGGGATCTTGGGCATGCCGAGGCGGAAGGGGTCCACGACGGCAACCGTCGCGCCCCTGCCGTCCGGGCCGCAACCGCAGCAGCCCGGACGGCGGACGGGACTACAGCGCCCGGAGGATGTCCTCGACCCGCTCGCGGGCGTCGCCGAAGAGCATCCGGGTGTTGGACCGGAAGAACAGCGGGTTCTGCACGCCGGCGTAGCCGGTGCTCATCGACCGCTTGAAGACGACGACGTGCTCGGCCTCCCACACGTGCAGCACGGGCATCCCGGCGATCGGGCTGGCCGGGTCCTCGGCCGCGGCCGGGTTGACCGTGTCGTTGGCGCCGATGACCAGGACGACGTCGGTCTTGGCGAGGTCGTCGTTGATCTCGTCCATCTCCAGGACGACGTCGTAGGGGACCTTGGCCTCGGCCAGCAGCACGTTCATGTGCCCGGGCAGCCGGCCGGCGACCGGGTGGATGCCGAAGCGGACCTCGACGCCCTTGTCGGTGAGGATGCGGGTGAGCTCGGCGACGGCGGACTGGGCGTGCGCCACGGCCATGCCGTAGCCCGGCGTGATGACGACGCTGTCGGCGTCGCGCAGCAGCTGCGCGACCTCCTCGGCGGTGACCTCGGTGTGCTCGCCGTCGGCCTCGCCGCTGGCCGCGGTGCTGCCCTCGTTGCCGAACCCGCCGGCGATGACGGAGAGGAACGAGCGGTTCATCGCCTGGCACATGATGTAGCTCAGGTAGGCACCCGAGGAGCCGACGAGCGCGCCGGTGATGATCAGCAGGTCGTTGTCGAGCAGGAAGCCCGACGCCGCGGCCGCCCAGCCCGAGTAGCTGTTGAGCATGGAGACGACGACCGGCATGTCGCCGCCGCCGATCGAGGCGACCAGGTGCCAGCCCAGGGCCAGCGCCAGCACGGTCAGCCCCGACAGCACCGCCAGGCCCGGCGAGACGACGAACACGACGGTCAGCGCCGCGAAGAGCACCAGCGCGCCGAGGTTGAGCGCGTTCTTGCCCGGCAGCACCAGCGGGTTGCTCCTGATCCGGCCGGACAGCTTGAGGAACGCCACGACCGAGCCGGTGAAGGTCACCGCGCCGATGAAGACCCCGATGGCGACCTCGGCGGAGTGGATGCCGACCGGCAGGCCGAGGTCCTCGCCCTCACCGGCCGGTGCCCCCTCGACCGACAGGTAGCCGTTCCAGCCGACCAGCACCGCGGCCAGGCCGACGAAGCTGTGCAGCAGCGCGATGAGCTCGGGCATGCCGGTCATCTCGACGATCCGTGCCCGCCAGATGCCGATGGCCGCGCCCAGCACCATCGCGACGACGATGAGCCCGACGGTCAGCGCGTCGCCGTCGCGGGCGGCCAGCCCGATGGTGGCGACCAGCGCCAGGGCCATGCCGGCCATGCCGTAGGCGTTGCCGGCCTTGGCCGTCTCGTGCCGGGACAGCCCGGCCAGGCTCAGGACGAACAGCAGCCCGGCGACGATGTAGGCCGCCGACGCGGCGGTGGTCGCGCTCATCGGGTGGCCCCCCGGGTGAACATGCCGAGCATGCGGCGGGTGACGGCGAAGCCGCCGAAGACGTTGATGCTGGCCAGCAGCACGGCCAGGAAGGCCAGCACGGTGACCACCCCGCTCACGTGGCCGAGCTGCAGCAGCGCGCCGACCACGATGATCCCGGAGATCGCGTTGGTGACGCTCATCAGCGGGGTGTGCAGCGCGTGGTGCACGTGGCCGATGACGTAGAAGCCGACCACGACGGCGAGGGCGAACACCGTCAGGTTGCCGATGAGCTGGTCGGGGGAGAAGGCGGCCAGCAGGAACAGCACCGCGGCGGCCAGCCCCACGACCGCCGCCCGGCGTCCCGGCCCGGCCGGTTCCCTGCGCGCCGGTGGTGACGGCGGTGGCGCCGTCGCCGCCGGGGCCGGCGCGGCCGAGACCTGCACCGGGGGCGGCGGCCAGAGCCGCTCGCCGGCCCGCGCCACCGTCATCCCCCGGATCACGACGTCGTCGAGGTCGACGACCACCTGCCCGTCCTTACCCGGGGTGAGCAGCTTGAGCAGGTTGACCAGGTTGGTGGCGAACAGCTGCGAGGCCTGCGCCGGCAGCCGGGCGGGCAGGTCGGTGTAGCCGATGATCGTGACGCCGTTCCCGGTCACGACCACCTCGTCGGCGACCGAGCCCGCGACGTTGCCGCCCTGCGCGGCGGCCATGTCGACCACCACCGAGCCGGGCTTCATGCTGGCCACCATCTCCTCGGTGAGCAGCCGGGGCGCCGGGCGGCCGGGGATCAGCGCGGTGGTGATGACGACGTCGACGTCGCGGGCCTGCTCGGCGTACATGACCGCGGCGCGGGCGTTGAAGCTCTCGCTGGTCACCGAGGCGTACCCGGTGCCGCCGCCGGCGGCCTGCTCCTCCTCGTCGGCCGGCACGCCCACGTACTCCCCGCCCAGCGAGCGCACCTGCTCGGCCACCTCCGGGCGCACGTCGGTGGCGCGCACGATGGCGCCCAGGCTGCTGGCCGTGCCGATGGCGGCCAGCCCCGCGACGCCGGCGCCCGCGACGAAGACCTTGGCCGGCGGCACCTTGCCCGCGGCGGTGACCTGGCCGGTGAAGAAGCGGCCGAAGGCGTGGGCGGCCTCGACGACGGCGCGGTAGCCGGCGATGTTGGCCATGGAGCTCAGCACGTCCAGCGACTGCGCCCGGGAGATCCGCGGCACGGCGTCCATGGCCAGCGCGGTCACGCCGCGGGCCACCAGCGCGTCGACCAGGTCGGGCGAGAGCGCCGGGGCGAGCAGGCTCACGAGCACCGCGTCCGCACGCAGGGCGGCGATCTCCGCGGCGGTGGGGGCGTTGACGTGCAGGACGACGTCGGCGCCCCACGCCTGCGCCGCCGAGCCGATCCGCGCACCGGCGGCGACGTAGGCCTCGTCGGGGCAGTCGGCCGCCGCCCCGGCACCGGCCTCGACGAGGACGTCGTAGCCGAGGGCGCAGAGCTGGCCCACGCTCGTGGGGGTCGCGGCGACCCGCGTCTCGTTCCGCCGGGTCTCGGCGGGCACACCGATGAGCACGCGCACTCCAAGGACAGCTCGGGGCCGGCGGCTCTGCCGGCGGGCCTGGTGGTGCAGGGGGCCGTGGCTGACCGCACCCCGCGCTGCATCGTGGCAGGCGGCGGTGGCAGGCCGTGCCCCGGGCACCGGATCGTGACCCGGATCGCACCCGGGGGTGAGGTCGGGCCGGGCGGTCGGGGCCGGCGGCGGTGACGCGGTCGGGACGGCGGCCCGTCAACGGCCGCGGCCGGCGCCCCCGGAGGGGGACGCCGGCCGCGGCCGGTGCAGGGGGTGCCTAGGGGGCGCCGGTGTAGGGCGCACCCAGCGGGTCGACCGTCGGGTAGCTGTCGACGGTCTCGGCCAGGCGGGCGGCGGCCCAGTCGCCGTCGCCGAGCACGTGGTCGATCGCGGTGAGCCGGCTGGTGTAGTGGCCGATCGAGTACTCCGCGGTGACCCCGATGCCGCCGTGGAGCTGGATGGCCTCCTTGCCCACGTGCCGGCCGGCACGGCTGGTCTGCAGCCGCACGCGGTCGCCCGCGGCCACGACGTCGCCGCCGGTGTCGGCGACCATGCTCGCCCACAGCGCGGTGCTGCGGGCCAGCTCCACGGACACGTACATGTCCGCCGCCCGGAAGGTCAGCGCCTGGAACCGGTTGAGCGTGACCCCGAACTGCTTGCGGGTCTTGAGGTACTCCGCGGTGGTCCGCAGCGCCGTCTCCATCGCGCCGACGGCCTCGTTGCCGTAGGCGATCCGGGCCAGGGCCTGGGCCCGCTCGACGTCGGCGCTGCGGTCGGCGGTGCCCGCGCCGAGCAGCTCGGCCGGGGTGCCGGTGAGGGTCACGTTCGCCGCGCGGCCGCCGTCGTGGGTGCGGTAGCCGGTGCGGGTCAGGCCCTCGGCGTCGCCCCGGACGAGGAACAGCGCGGTGCCGTCCCCGACCACGGCCGACACCACGAGCACGTCGGCGCGGGCACCGTTGAGTACTGGCTCCTTGACGCCCGTCAGCCGCCACGTGCCGCCGTCCTCGGTGGCGGTGACGCCACTGGCCGAGGGGCTCCACCGGGTGCCCGGCTCGGCGTGCGCGAGGGCGAGCACGCTCGCGCCCTCGGACAGGGGCCCGAGGACCGCCTGCCGCTGCGCGGCGGTGCCCACGGCCGCGACGAGGCCGCCGGCGAGGACCACGGCCTCGACGAAGGGCTCGGGTGCCAGCACCCGGCCGATCTCCTCGGCCACGATGCCCACCTCGATCGGGCCGGCACCCATGCCGCCGTCGTCCTCGGCGAAGGGCAGTCCGAGCACGCCCATCTCGGCCAGCCGGGCCCAGGTCTTCTCGTCGAAGCCCGGGTCGGTGGCGACCGTCCGGCGACGGGCCTCGGGGTCGCCGTAGGCGCGCTGCAGGAGGCCGCGCACGGCCTCGCGCAGGTCGTTCTGCTCGCTGTCGTACTGGAAGTCCACGGGTTACCTCACAGCCCCAGGATCGTGCCGGCGATGATGGTGCGCTGGACCTCGTTCGACCCGCCGTAGATCGACACCTTGCGGTAGTTGAGGTACTCCGGCGTGGCCACGCGGGCCCAGTCGGGCACCTGGGAGCCGCCGTCGGCGAACGAGGCCAGGGAGAGCGGGCCGGCGATGTCGACGATCAGCTCGGTCGCGGCCTGCTGCAGCTCCGAGCCGCGCAGCTTGAGCACCGACGAGGCCGGGTGCGGCTTGCCGTCGGCGGAGTTGGCGACGACGCGCAGCGCGGTGAGCTCGAGGGCCACCAGCTCGTTCTCGAGCTCGGCGATGCGCGCGGTCAGCCGCGGGTCCTCCGACAGCGGGCGGCCGCCCGCGGTGACCTCGCGGGCGAGGGACTTCGCCTGGGAGATCAGCTTCTTGGTGGCGCCGACGCGGGCGATGCCCACGCGCTCGTTGCCGAGCAGGAACTTGGCGTAGTCCCAGCCGCGGTTCTCCTCGCCGATGAGGTTCTCGGCGGGGACGCGGACGTCCTCGAAGAAGACCTCGTTGACCTCGTGGCTGCCGTCGAGCAGCTCGATCGGCCGCAGGGTCACCCCGGGGCTGTCCATCGGGAAGACCAGCATCGAGATGCCGCGCTGCTTCTTCTCGGCGGTCGGGTCGGTGCGGACGAGGCAGAAGATCCAGTCGGCGTGCTGACCGAGCGTCGTCCAGGTCTTCTGGCCGTTGACCACCCAGTCGTCGCCGTCACGGACGGCGGTGGTGCGCAGCGAGGCGAGGTCGGAGCCGGCGTCGGGCTCGGAGAAGCCCTGGCACCACCAGATGTCGAGGTTCGCCGTCGCCGGCAGGAACCGCTCCTTCTGCTCCTGGTCGCCGAAGGCCGCGATGACCGGGCCGATCATGCTGGCGTTGAAGGCCAGCGGCTCGGGCACCGAGGCCAGCTGCATCTCCTCGCGCCAGATGTGGCGCTGCAGCGGCGTCCAGTCCCGGCCGCCCCACTCGACCGGCCAGTGCGGCACGGCCAGGCCGGCGGCGTTGAGGATCCGCTGGGTCTGCACGTACTGCTCGCGGCCCACGTGCCGGCGGGCCGCGACGGTGTCGCGGATCTCCGCGGGCACCTGGGTGGTGAAGAAGGTGCGCATCTCATCCCGGAAGGCCTCCATCTCCGGGGAAAGCTGCAACCGCATGGGACCTCTCTCCTGACGGCGGCGGTGCCGTCTCGACGTGTGCTCCGACGATCCCACACTTGTTACCGGGGAGTAGACGCGGCTCTCCGGCCGTCCGCGGTGGGGGCGGACGTGCCCGGGCCCCGGGCAGCAGCGCTGCTGTCCGGGGCCCGGGGTGGGGCGGAGGCGCTCAGACCGTCGCCCAGAACGCGCACTGCGCGTCCGCGGCGACGTCGACCGGCCCGACGCCGCCGTCGGCGGCGATGTCGAGGCCCTGGACGTCACCGGGGTCGGCGTACCGGGGCCAGGCCGGCAGGTCGCCGTGCCGGTCGCCGTGGTGGCCGCCGCCGTCGGCATGCCGACCGTGGGAGTCCCGGCCGTCGGGGTCCCCGGTCGCGGCGAAGCCGGTCCAGTAGCCGACCATCGTCGACGCCAGGTCCTGCTGCTCGGCGGTGAGCGGCTCCCCGAACAGGCCCGGGAAGAGGAACGGCAGCTCGCCGGCGTGCGAGGCGTCCTCCGGGTAGGCCGGGTACGGGAAGTCGATCAGCGGGGACGCCGTCTCGTCGCGGAACTGGTAGGCGAAGGTCGGCGTCCGGTCGGCCAGCAGCTCGTAGGCCTCGACGTGCTCGCAGGTCGACAGCGCGCCGGTGGCGTCGCTGGCCACCTCGGCCAGGGCCCGCAGCGGGGACGGGTACGCCGCGGCCGGGTAGCGGGCGAGGACCTCGTCGGCGCGGGCGCCGTAGCGGGCGCGGATCTCGGCCTCGTACTGCTCGACGGTCAGCGTGGGCGGCGGCGGGGCCCCGGTCGAGCGCAGCGGCGTGAGCGGGGTGAACAGCGTGTTCTCGTCGCTGAGGTTGCCGTGCAGCACCGGCACCTCGTTCCAGGCGCCGGAGGCGATGGCGTCGGCCGGCTGGACCGGCAGTGCCGAGCCCCCGACGACGAAGGCGCCGCCGCCGACGTCGCGCCAGGCGGTGAGCAGCCGGCGGGTGAAGTCCTCGCCGGGCGTGCGCAGGCAGGCCGACCGGGTGGCCGGGTCGGTGCAGCCCACGAGGTCGGCGACGCGGGCGCCCTTGGTCTCGGCCGTCGGCAGGTC
This region of Geodermatophilus bullaregiensis genomic DNA includes:
- a CDS encoding DUF72 domain-containing protein, which produces MAVHVGTSGWSYEHWDGVLYPPGTPPRDRLAHYVRRFGTVELNASFYRWPRAATFAGWRDRLPEDFRLSVKAPRGLTHAKRLYAPETWVERITAAWHELDGRRAVLLVQLHPAAARDDARLGYFLSLLPDWVRVAVEFRHPSWHVEEVFALLERHGAAYCVMSGAGLPCVLRATARFVYVRLHGPDTAWLYAGSYPDDDLRWWADRVGEWAASGRDVYAYFNNDGHGHAVRNAETLRALTGG
- a CDS encoding VOC family protein — translated: MLSSRVLLRAADPARSQAFYRDVLGLAVYREFGPPEHPGVVFFLGNGLLEVSGPGEEPPRGMALWVQVRDVAAEVERLRTAGVPVLRGPQVEPWGLVESWLADPDGVRIVLVEVPADHPLRRDRRPPG
- a CDS encoding DUF4177 domain-containing protein gives rise to the protein MAQRYEYRVVELREGLIGGKMSGDKLEKVLNEHAREGWQLKAITSVEVKGRIGPGGVEGVLVTLERPTS
- a CDS encoding pentapeptide repeat-containing protein, yielding MPDTADARARLRADCARCTGLCCVAPAFAASADFAIDKPAGHACPHLHADALCGIHAELRERGFPGCTVFDCFGAGQQTVQVTFAGGPDWRDSPEAAAPVFAAFGVQRQLHELLWYLTEALALSEAAPLHRELTAARDRTEALTAAPAGELAAVDTAALRQEAGALLLSVSELARAGVRPRGNGRRRADRRGADLVGADLRRTDLRGVGLRGAYLIGADLRGADLYRTDLLGADLRATDLRGADLSGALFLTRPQVAAARGDAATALPPGLEHPPHWAPR
- a CDS encoding DUF4334 domain-containing protein; this encodes MTAEDAVRELDSRRGGATPAAVLALADRLPGVGVAGLVGRWRGTELPTGSPLDGLLTAYRWWGKEVVDAETVHPLLFPDRAGRPRPVQPALAPLTVLRRAPGLVRSRPARLAFAVARPLLTTRRPAARVRTVEHRGVLTAALVYDRLPVVDVFRQVTPDRLLGLMDARGLPGPYAFVLERERS
- the pntB gene encoding Re/Si-specific NAD(P)(+) transhydrogenase subunit beta, yielding MSATTAASAAYIVAGLLFVLSLAGLSRHETAKAGNAYGMAGMALALVATIGLAARDGDALTVGLIVVAMVLGAAIGIWRARIVEMTGMPELIALLHSFVGLAAVLVGWNGYLSVEGAPAGEGEDLGLPVGIHSAEVAIGVFIGAVTFTGSVVAFLKLSGRIRSNPLVLPGKNALNLGALVLFAALTVVFVVSPGLAVLSGLTVLALALGWHLVASIGGGDMPVVVSMLNSYSGWAAAASGFLLDNDLLIITGALVGSSGAYLSYIMCQAMNRSFLSVIAGGFGNEGSTAASGEADGEHTEVTAEEVAQLLRDADSVVITPGYGMAVAHAQSAVAELTRILTDKGVEVRFGIHPVAGRLPGHMNVLLAEAKVPYDVVLEMDEINDDLAKTDVVLVIGANDTVNPAAAEDPASPIAGMPVLHVWEAEHVVVFKRSMSTGYAGVQNPLFFRSNTRMLFGDARERVEDILRAL
- a CDS encoding Re/Si-specific NAD(P)(+) transhydrogenase subunit alpha — protein: MLIGVPAETRRNETRVAATPTSVGQLCALGYDVLVEAGAGAAADCPDEAYVAAGARIGSAAQAWGADVVLHVNAPTAAEIAALRADAVLVSLLAPALSPDLVDALVARGVTALAMDAVPRISRAQSLDVLSSMANIAGYRAVVEAAHAFGRFFTGQVTAAGKVPPAKVFVAGAGVAGLAAIGTASSLGAIVRATDVRPEVAEQVRSLGGEYVGVPADEEEQAAGGGTGYASVTSESFNARAAVMYAEQARDVDVVITTALIPGRPAPRLLTEEMVASMKPGSVVVDMAAAQGGNVAGSVADEVVVTGNGVTIIGYTDLPARLPAQASQLFATNLVNLLKLLTPGKDGQVVVDLDDVVIRGMTVARAGERLWPPPPVQVSAAPAPAATAPPPSPPARREPAGPGRRAAVVGLAAAVLFLLAAFSPDQLIGNLTVFALAVVVGFYVIGHVHHALHTPLMSVTNAISGIIVVGALLQLGHVSGVVTVLAFLAVLLASINVFGGFAVTRRMLGMFTRGATR
- a CDS encoding acyl-CoA dehydrogenase family protein, translated to MDFQYDSEQNDLREAVRGLLQRAYGDPEARRRTVATDPGFDEKTWARLAEMGVLGLPFAEDDGGMGAGPIEVGIVAEEIGRVLAPEPFVEAVVLAGGLVAAVGTAAQRQAVLGPLSEGASVLALAHAEPGTRWSPSASGVTATEDGGTWRLTGVKEPVLNGARADVLVVSAVVGDGTALFLVRGDAEGLTRTGYRTHDGGRAANVTLTGTPAELLGAGTADRSADVERAQALARIAYGNEAVGAMETALRTTAEYLKTRKQFGVTLNRFQALTFRAADMYVSVELARSTALWASMVADTGGDVVAAGDRVRLQTSRAGRHVGKEAIQLHGGIGVTAEYSIGHYTSRLTAIDHVLGDGDWAAARLAETVDSYPTVDPLGAPYTGAP
- a CDS encoding acyl-CoA dehydrogenase family protein, with the translated sequence MRLQLSPEMEAFRDEMRTFFTTQVPAEIRDTVAARRHVGREQYVQTQRILNAAGLAVPHWPVEWGGRDWTPLQRHIWREEMQLASVPEPLAFNASMIGPVIAAFGDQEQKERFLPATANLDIWWCQGFSEPDAGSDLASLRTTAVRDGDDWVVNGQKTWTTLGQHADWIFCLVRTDPTAEKKQRGISMLVFPMDSPGVTLRPIELLDGSHEVNEVFFEDVRVPAENLIGEENRGWDYAKFLLGNERVGIARVGATKKLISQAKSLAREVTAGGRPLSEDPRLTARIAELENELVALELTALRVVANSADGKPHPASSVLKLRGSELQQAATELIVDIAGPLSLASFADGGSQVPDWARVATPEYLNYRKVSIYGGSNEVQRTIIAGTILGL
- a CDS encoding carboxylesterase/lipase family protein; translated protein: MHVPLHRRLRRSLLTLGLGAALTAGALAAAGPAGAAPGHADGDGYGSGRSAPRVVETTEGRLRGSVVDGAYRTFEGVPYAAPPVGDLRFRPPAPVEPWRGVRDATAPGPQCAQLTRQANPETYGEDCLSLNVTTPAGLDAAGTDLPVMVWIHGGSWVYGAGANYDASTLALEGDVVVVTINYRLGPLGFLAQEDLSRDNGAVASGSAGLLDQQAALRWVERNAAAFGGDPGRVTVFGESAGGSSVCAQLAAPDAADLFDRAIPQSYSCAARYEDLPTAETKGARVADLVGCTDPATRSACLRTPGEDFTRRLLTAWRDVGGGAFVVGGSALPVQPADAIASGAWNEVPVLHGNLSDENTLFTPLTPLRSTGAPPPPTLTVEQYEAEIRARYGARADEVLARYPAAAYPSPLRALAEVASDATGALSTCEHVEAYELLADRTPTFAYQFRDETASPLIDFPYPAYPEDASHAGELPFLFPGLFGEPLTAEQQDLASTMVGYWTGFAATGDPDGRDSHGRHADGGGHHGDRHGDLPAWPRYADPGDVQGLDIAADGGVGPVDVAADAQCAFWATV